One window of the Aquila chrysaetos chrysaetos chromosome 8, bAquChr1.4, whole genome shotgun sequence genome contains the following:
- the LOC115344784 gene encoding feather keratin Cos2-3-like has protein sequence MQNCLWALRQCEAGIKASPTGRSLNHFCHLLLLRNQVNHQPRDMSCSDKCQPCQPCQPCGPTPLANSCNEPCVRQCQPSTVVIEPSPVVVILPGPILSSFPQNTAVGSSTSAAVGSILSSNGVPISSGCCDLSCITSRYCGSRRCSPC, from the exons ATGCAGAACTGCCTTTGGGCCCTGAGGCAGTGTGAGGCCGGTATAAAAGCCAGCCCAACTGGTCGCTCTCTCAACCACTTCTGTCACCTCCTTCTCCTTAGGAACCAG GTGAACCACCAGCCCCGAGACATGTCCTGCTCCGACAagtgccagccctgccagccctgccagccctgcggcCCAACCCCGCTGGCCAACAGCTGCAATGAGCCCTGTGTCAGGCAGTGCCAGCCTTCCACCGTTGTCATCGAGCCCTCTCCCGTGGTGGTGATTCTGCCTggccccatcctcagctccttcccgcaGAACACTGCCGTGGGCTCCTCCACCTCCGCTGCCGTTGGCAGCATCCTCAGCAGTAACGGAGTCCCCATCAGCTCCGGGTGCTGTGACCTCTCCTGCATCACCAGCCGCTACTGTGGCAGCAGAAGGTGCTCCCCCTGCTAA